The Canis lupus familiaris isolate Mischka breed German Shepherd chromosome 27, alternate assembly UU_Cfam_GSD_1.0, whole genome shotgun sequence genome window below encodes:
- the LOC119866314 gene encoding cationic amino acid transporter 3-like: MLCQALQNFFQKLVQRPEVKKLGDKDEQVRSLNTLDLVAVGLDYTVDISVYFLASEVARDQAGPSIMISFLVAGLASLLAGLCYAEFGARVPHSGSSYLYTYVTVGELGAFVTGWNLILSFFAYTAIVIRVWTLALNNLFRIQNSQTLDGSIVSHVSRFFAENLGLFFVGLLLLLVELLTQNVSQLSLVAKVFTSLNLLVVSFVTISGFMKGDLHNWKLTEEDYIKAGLNDTFSLGLLGSGGFVPFGFQGILRGAATCFYAFIGFEYIVAQVQKAKNPEHSIPMSIMISLLICFLMHCGVSVALTLMVPYYQLQPGSTLPEAFLHIGWVPAYYAVTFGFFFSLSDSFLSYMFPIGEVIHMMAKDGLLYPVLARIQTGKYTRIVATVIIGITAAVMAFFLGLTDLLDLMSVLALLDYSLVAFCVLIVRYQPERKNGENEAQVQEENEGNEVTCGLIPRCQPERRNKGNEGEMQEENEGNKVQVQEENEGNEVQVQEENERNEAQVQQEKGSAAEKLTPQGLFFPGSPTPTPLSGRVVSVCSSLLALLLTLLCLVLTQWSDLLSGDPGWITVVVLLLVLITGITGIIWRQPQSTTPLHFQVPGLPLLPLLSIFLNVCLMMQMTAGPWALSGVWMLIGFVIYFSYGIQKSFKNTNSRDSPSGAAV; this comes from the coding sequence ATGCTGTGTCAGgctcttcagaatttttttcaaaagctggTGCAGAGACCTGAGGTGAAGAAACTGGGCGATAAAGATGAGCAAGTCAGAAGCTTGAACACTCTGGATTTAGTGGCCGTGGGTTTGGACTACACAGTGGATATAAGTGTGTATTTCCTGGCTAGTGAGGTGGCTAGAGATCAAGCAGGACCATCCATCATGATCAGCTTTTTGGTAGCCGGCCTAGCTTCACTGCTGGCTGGGCTGTGCTATGCAGAGTTTGGTGCTCGGGTTCCCCACTCTGGCTCTTCATATCTCTATACCTATGTCACTGTAGGTGAACTTGGGGCTTTTGTCACTGGCTGGAACCTCATCCTCTCCTTTTTTGCCTATACAGCTATTGTGATCCGTGTCTGGACCTTAGCTTTAAACAACCTTTTCAGGATCCAGAACTCTCAGACTCTGGATGGGAGCATCGTATCACATGTTTCTCGTTTCTTTGCAGAAAATCTAGGTCTCTTCTTTGTGGGCCTTCTGTTGTTGCTCGTGGAATTGCTAACCCAGAACGTTAGTCAGCTTTCCCTAGTTGCCAAAGTGTTCACATCATTGAACCTTTTGGTTGTCAGTTTTGTCACCATCTCTGGCTTCATGAAGGGGGACCTGCACAACTGGAAGCTCACAGAAGAGGACTACATAAAGGCTGGACTCAATGACACCTTTAGCTTGGGCCTTCTGGGCTCTGGAGGATTCGTGCCTTTTGGCTTCCAGGGGATTCTCCGTGGAGCTGCTACTTGTTTCTATGCATTTATAGGTTTTGAATATATTGTTGCCCAAGTACAAAAAGCTAAGAATCCTGAGCATTCCATCCCCATGAGCATTATGATCTCATTGTTGATctgttttttaatgcattgtGGCGTCTCTGTAGCACTTACGCTTATGGTGCCTTACTACCAGCTCCAACCTGGAAGCACCTTGCCTGAGGCATTTCTCCATATTGGCTGGGTCCCTGCCTACTATGCTGTaacttttggatttttctttagtctttctgACAGCTTCTTGAGCTATATGTTCCCCATAGGTGAGGTGATACACATGATGGCAAAGGATGGCCTCCTGTACCCTGTCCTTGCCAGGATCCAAACTGGCAAATACACACGCATTGTGGCCACTGTGATCATTGGCATTACTGCAGCAGTCATGGCATTTTTTCTTGGACTCACAGATCTTTTGGACCTCATGTCAGTTTTGGCCCTGCTAGATTACTCCCTGGTAGCTTTTTGTGTTCTCATTGTCAGGTATCAGCCTGAgaggaagaatggggaaaatgaagcaCAGGTGCAAGAGGAGAATGAGGGAAACGAAGTAACTTGTGGTCTCATCCCCAGGTGTCAGCCTGAGAGGAGAAATAAGGGAAATGAAGGAGAGATGCAGgaggagaatgaaggaaataaagtgCAGGTGCAGGAGGAGAATGAGGGAAATGAAGTGCAAGTGcaggaggaaaatgagagaaatgaagcACAGGTTCAACAGGAGAAAGGATCTGCAGCAGAGAAGCTAACTCCACAGGGACTATTTTTTCcaggcagccccacccccaccccactctctggCCGGGTTGTCTCTGTTTGCTCCTCACTGCTTGCTCTGCTGCTGACTCTTCTCTGCCTGGTGCTGACCCAGTGGTCAGATCTGctttctggagacccagggtggATCACAGTGGTTGTGCTGCTCCTGGTGCTCATCACTGGGATCACTGGGATCATCTGGAGACAGCCACAGAGCACTACTCCTCTTCACTTTCAGGTACCtggtctgcctctcctcccactcctgaGCATCTTTTTGAATGTTTGCCTTATGATGCAGATGACCGCTGGCCCCTGGGCTCTATCTGGTGTCTGGATGCTGATTGGGTTTGTTATCTACTTCAGCTATGGGATCCAGAAGAGCTTTAAGAATACAAACAGTAgggacagccccagtggtgcagcggtttag